A part of Paenibacillus sp. 481 genomic DNA contains:
- a CDS encoding amino acid ABC transporter permease, translating to MLDFTLLIEHWDQYRSGFRNTVAASVLALIGSFIIGVIFAVLRIAPSRLLNFVGSAYIEFVRNIPLILIVFIFYNGLPILGINWNGFVSGTIGLTVYTSAFIAEAIRAGILAVPKGQMEAARSSGLSYLQTMQHIILPQAMKIVIPPLGNQFLNLIKNSSVLGVIAGLDLMYFGDLINSDTFQTFSVYIFVGMFYLVLTIPMSIAVNALERRMARSG from the coding sequence ATGCTAGATTTCACGTTGCTGATAGAGCACTGGGATCAGTACAGGTCGGGATTCCGCAACACGGTGGCGGCAAGCGTGCTCGCCCTCATTGGTAGCTTCATTATCGGAGTTATATTTGCCGTGCTGCGCATTGCACCATCACGTCTACTCAATTTTGTTGGCTCAGCGTATATTGAGTTTGTACGCAACATTCCACTTATTTTAATTGTGTTTATTTTTTATAATGGTTTGCCCATTTTGGGGATTAATTGGAATGGGTTTGTGTCGGGGACGATCGGCTTGACTGTTTATACGTCGGCTTTTATTGCCGAAGCGATTCGCGCAGGCATTCTAGCTGTGCCGAAGGGGCAAATGGAAGCTGCTCGCTCATCAGGACTAAGCTATTTGCAAACGATGCAACATATTATTTTACCGCAAGCGATGAAGATTGTGATTCCGCCACTGGGCAATCAGTTCTTGAATTTGATTAAGAACTCGTCCGTGCTTGGCGTCATTGCAGGTCTTGACTTAATGTATTTTGGGGACTTGATTAACTCGGATACGTTCCAAACGTTCAGTGTCTACATTTTTGTAGGAATGTTCTATCTCGTGCTGACGATACCGATGAGCATTGCGGTCAATGCGCTTGAGCGGCGTATGGCCCGCAGCGGATAA
- a CDS encoding sulfite exporter TauE/SafE family protein — protein MEALSIEILILLIVAGFIAAFVDAVVGGGGLITVPALMLTGLPPSMVLGTNKLGGTLCSLTSMVAFWRSGNIHVPLAAALFPLSFIGSIAGTYAVHLLPPHYLKPVVVILLIVVTLYTLFKRNWGEQNRYQAPTVSKAILLGVMALVLGCYDGFFGPGTGSFLIFMFLWSGFHYVGASANAKVLNLGSNLGSLMTFAFMGSVNLAYGIPLGIAMIVGALVGTKVAVKKGSTYVKPLFIGVTTLLIGKQIYDFLSKN, from the coding sequence ATGGAAGCATTGAGCATTGAAATCTTAATTTTGTTAATCGTAGCAGGCTTTATTGCTGCCTTTGTAGATGCTGTTGTCGGTGGAGGCGGGCTAATCACCGTACCTGCATTAATGTTAACGGGACTTCCACCCAGTATGGTGTTGGGGACGAATAAGCTTGGTGGTACACTGTGTTCCTTAACGAGCATGGTCGCCTTTTGGCGTTCAGGAAATATTCACGTACCATTAGCAGCCGCCTTGTTTCCGCTCTCCTTTATTGGCTCAATCGCCGGAACGTATGCTGTCCATTTACTGCCGCCACACTATCTCAAGCCAGTGGTCGTTATTCTGCTTATTGTTGTTACGCTTTACACCCTTTTCAAACGGAATTGGGGCGAACAAAATCGTTATCAAGCTCCTACGGTTTCCAAAGCCATCCTATTAGGCGTAATGGCGCTTGTTCTTGGATGCTATGACGGATTTTTTGGACCAGGCACAGGTTCATTTCTTATTTTTATGTTTCTTTGGTCGGGTTTTCATTATGTGGGCGCATCAGCGAATGCGAAAGTATTGAACTTAGGGAGCAATTTAGGCAGTTTAATGACATTTGCATTCATGGGATCCGTAAATCTTGCATATGGTATTCCACTTGGTATTGCGATGATTGTCGGGGCGTTAGTGGGAACGAAAGTTGCTGTAAAAAAAGGGAGTACTTATGTGAAACCACTCTTCATTGGCGTGACAACTTTATTGATCGGCAAACAAATCTACGATTTTTTGTCGAAAAATTGA
- a CDS encoding transporter substrate-binding domain-containing protein translates to MKNKGLGRKWFICSLVVILAALSLAGCGGEKKDAPALEAAKERGKLIIGVKYDTNLFGLKDPATGEVNGFDVDIAKAIAKKVFGDETKLELREVTSKTRIPLLQNGDIDAIIATMTITEEREQQVDFTDVYFNAGQSLLVKKGSPIGSIEDVKKGVKVLAVKGSTSAKNVREKAPEAEVLEFENYQEAFAALKAGKGEALTTDNSILYGMMKQDPSYEVAGGNFTDEPYGIALRNGDKDFAKLINDLLKEMKQSGEYDKIYEQWMGEKPTK, encoded by the coding sequence ATGAAAAATAAAGGGCTTGGACGTAAATGGTTTATTTGCAGTCTTGTTGTTATTTTGGCAGCATTATCGCTTGCTGGATGCGGTGGCGAGAAGAAGGATGCGCCTGCATTGGAAGCAGCTAAAGAGCGTGGCAAACTCATCATTGGCGTGAAATACGATACGAACTTATTTGGCTTAAAAGATCCAGCGACAGGTGAAGTAAATGGCTTTGACGTCGATATCGCCAAGGCAATCGCCAAGAAGGTATTCGGTGACGAGACAAAATTAGAGCTTAGAGAGGTCACATCTAAGACACGCATTCCGTTGCTGCAAAATGGTGATATTGATGCCATTATCGCGACGATGACGATTACAGAAGAGCGTGAGCAGCAAGTCGATTTTACAGACGTTTACTTTAATGCGGGACAGTCGTTGCTTGTGAAAAAAGGTAGCCCTATTGGTTCCATCGAGGACGTGAAAAAAGGGGTTAAAGTACTCGCTGTGAAAGGTTCGACTTCGGCTAAAAATGTACGTGAAAAAGCACCTGAAGCTGAAGTGTTGGAGTTTGAAAACTATCAGGAAGCGTTTGCTGCGCTGAAAGCAGGTAAAGGCGAGGCGCTGACAACAGACAATTCCATTTTGTACGGCATGATGAAGCAAGATCCGAGCTACGAAGTGGCCGGCGGCAACTTTACGGATGAGCCTTACGGTATTGCTCTGCGCAATGGCGACAAAGACTTCGCGAAGCTCATTAATGACCTGTTGAAAGAGATGAAGCAAAGCGGTGAGTACGACAAGATCTATGAGCAATGGATGGGCGAAAAGCCGACAAAGTAA
- a CDS encoding amino acid ABC transporter ATP-binding protein: protein MIAFEQVNKHYGSFHVLKDINLRIEQGEVVVIIGPSGSGKSTLLRCINRLEVISSGKLSVNGQDVYDKTLNINDFRKKIGMVFQHFNLYPHKKVLDNITLAPVKVLRKTQQEANSTAMHYLEKVGIPDKANSFPSQLSGGQQQRVAIARGLAMQPDIMLFDEPTSALDPEMIGEVLEVMKALAKEGMTMVVVTHEMGFAREVADRVIFMDQGQIVEEANPIEFFNEPKEDRARLFLSRLLNH, encoded by the coding sequence ATGATTGCTTTTGAACAGGTGAACAAACATTATGGGTCCTTTCATGTGCTGAAAGATATTAATCTTCGCATTGAGCAAGGAGAAGTGGTCGTCATTATCGGCCCTTCTGGATCTGGAAAAAGTACATTATTGCGTTGTATTAATCGACTGGAGGTTATTTCGTCGGGGAAGCTGTCCGTTAACGGTCAGGACGTGTACGACAAAACATTGAACATTAACGACTTTCGTAAAAAAATTGGCATGGTGTTTCAGCATTTTAATTTGTACCCGCACAAAAAGGTGCTCGACAATATTACGCTGGCTCCGGTCAAGGTGTTGAGGAAAACGCAGCAGGAAGCGAACAGTACAGCCATGCACTATTTGGAAAAAGTAGGCATACCAGATAAAGCGAATTCCTTTCCGTCCCAATTGTCAGGTGGCCAACAGCAGCGGGTTGCGATTGCCCGCGGGCTTGCGATGCAGCCAGATATTATGTTGTTTGACGAGCCAACATCGGCGCTTGATCCTGAAATGATTGGCGAGGTGCTAGAAGTTATGAAAGCGCTTGCTAAAGAAGGGATGACGATGGTCGTCGTGACCCATGAGATGGGGTTTGCGCGTGAAGTGGCCGATCGCGTTATTTTTATGGATCAAGGTCAAATCGTAGAAGAAGCTAATCCGATCGAATTTTTTAACGAGCCGAAAGAAGATCGTGCGCGGCTATTTCTTAGCCGCCTGTTAAATCATTAA
- a CDS encoding amino acid ABC transporter permease, whose product MDFIGAYSPDNILYLLKGFLVTIEVAVIAIVLSFILACVLAVLRYARIPVVSQIVAMIVETIRNLPLLLIIFFVFFALPQIGIKMGIFTSAIVALTIFEAAMVSEIIRAGLLSIDKGQIEAARSSGLSYMQTLRYITMPQALRRMLPPMVSQFISLLKDTSLTIIIGLPELMHSAQIVNGHNSKFMFPTYLFAAFLYFIINYSLSRFARRLELRS is encoded by the coding sequence ATGGACTTCATTGGAGCTTATTCGCCGGATAACATTTTGTATTTGCTGAAAGGCTTTCTAGTCACGATCGAGGTTGCGGTCATCGCCATCGTCTTAAGCTTTATACTTGCTTGCGTGCTCGCAGTTCTCCGCTATGCACGTATCCCAGTCGTATCACAGATCGTTGCTATGATTGTCGAGACGATTCGGAACTTGCCTTTGCTACTAATTATCTTTTTTGTCTTTTTCGCGTTACCGCAAATCGGTATTAAGATGGGCATATTTACTTCGGCTATTGTCGCGCTGACTATTTTCGAAGCGGCCATGGTGTCTGAAATTATTCGCGCTGGCTTGCTCTCGATCGACAAAGGTCAAATCGAGGCGGCTCGATCCAGCGGCCTGTCTTACATGCAAACGCTGCGCTACATCACGATGCCGCAAGCGCTGCGCCGGATGCTGCCGCCGATGGTCAGCCAATTTATATCCTTGTTAAAGGATACATCACTGACCATTATTATTGGCTTGCCAGAGCTAATGCATAGCGCGCAAATTGTGAACGGACATAACAGTAAATTTATGTTCCCTACTTATTTGTTCGCTGCCTTTCTTTATTTTATTATCAATTACTCGTTATCACGCTTCGCAAGAAGACTGGAGCTGCGTTCTTAG
- a CDS encoding methyl-accepting chemotaxis protein: MKGCAFILIARKNKLMLLLSLGTTLLSCLIYLLYYQTDLLSDSIMLHGTRHEHYVDPFVPKMLLLAIPILLLLATFWRYRSKPDHSHIPLLNILTLTFGSISMISGGGGGVEFHFSIFMVLAIAAYYERISLMAMMTTLFAIQHLAGFFFWPELVFGVSSYSFVMLTIHALFLILTSTATSLQLISKRRIEQILESEKNEKHEQLVSLLESLNELSETIHQSTSVVSTKSDHQIQINENVMNAYKVVSNGLETQDASIKNMESIMHKMGDLIRETAVQSAELKQKADHSQDVVADGMHSMSLLIERMNEVTHSIHIAEDTVLELNESSQQVEEIMTTIEEVSSQTNLLALNASIEAARAGEHGRGFGVVAQEIRKLAERSDQATDRIRQILTKIRSESETSTAQIVTGRSAVDESLQQSESVVHHLSRIHETMDITVHIIVQLDELLQLIRSKSSFVFKDMTNISVIVEESVASVEQLMAMNVQQMGAASEVNDAISRLTELTATLQAKFIASSAAKV; encoded by the coding sequence ATGAAAGGTTGTGCATTTATTTTGATTGCCCGCAAAAATAAATTAATGCTGCTTCTTTCTTTAGGAACGACACTGCTAAGTTGTCTTATATATTTATTGTATTACCAAACGGATTTGCTCTCTGATTCAATCATGTTGCATGGTACTAGACATGAACATTACGTAGATCCTTTTGTGCCCAAGATGCTTCTGCTAGCTATTCCAATCCTATTGTTGCTCGCTACTTTTTGGCGGTATCGAAGCAAGCCAGACCATAGCCATATTCCATTGCTCAATATTTTAACGCTCACATTCGGTAGCATTTCGATGATTAGTGGTGGAGGTGGCGGAGTAGAGTTTCATTTCTCTATCTTTATGGTGTTGGCGATTGCCGCTTACTATGAACGTATCTCTTTAATGGCTATGATGACCACCTTATTTGCGATTCAACATTTAGCAGGCTTTTTCTTCTGGCCAGAGCTAGTATTCGGCGTATCCTCTTATTCTTTTGTTATGCTTACGATACACGCATTGTTTCTCATTTTGACATCTACTGCAACGAGCCTACAGCTTATTTCAAAAAGAAGAATAGAACAGATTTTGGAATCGGAGAAAAACGAAAAACACGAGCAACTGGTGTCTTTGCTCGAATCTCTAAACGAGTTATCGGAAACGATTCATCAATCTACGAGTGTTGTTTCTACCAAATCTGATCATCAAATTCAAATCAATGAAAACGTGATGAACGCCTATAAGGTAGTGTCTAATGGGTTAGAGACACAGGATGCTTCTATTAAAAACATGGAATCCATCATGCATAAGATGGGTGATTTAATACGAGAGACAGCTGTACAATCTGCTGAACTTAAACAGAAAGCTGATCATTCACAAGATGTAGTTGCTGATGGTATGCACAGTATGAGCTTGCTTATTGAGCGCATGAATGAAGTGACCCATTCGATACATATTGCGGAAGATACTGTACTTGAATTAAACGAATCATCGCAGCAAGTTGAAGAAATTATGACAACGATTGAGGAAGTATCCAGTCAGACCAATTTGCTGGCCCTAAATGCTTCTATAGAAGCTGCGAGAGCGGGCGAACATGGTAGAGGATTTGGCGTCGTCGCGCAAGAAATTCGTAAACTAGCTGAGCGAAGTGACCAAGCTACGGATCGAATCAGACAAATTCTAACGAAAATACGAAGCGAAAGTGAAACATCGACTGCACAAATTGTAACGGGACGCAGCGCGGTTGATGAATCTTTGCAGCAAAGTGAATCCGTCGTGCATCATTTATCGCGTATTCATGAGACGATGGATATCACCGTGCACATTATTGTCCAGTTGGATGAGTTGCTGCAACTTATTCGTTCTAAATCTAGCTTCGTATTCAAAGACATGACGAACATATCTGTTATTGTAGAGGAAAGTGTCGCGTCTGTTGAACAGTTAATGGCGATGAACGTTCAACAAATGGGCGCCGCGTCAGAAGTGAACGATGCGATCTCGCGGCTAACGGAATTGACGGCTACGCTTCAAGCAAAATTTATCGCTAGCAGTGCAGCTAAAGTGTAG
- a CDS encoding EAL domain-containing protein, whose protein sequence is MEHDHGMHGTYNQFLVILSYIIAVLASYSALDLAGRVRAANGMTRVKWLICGASAMGVGIWSMHFVGMLAFSLPFPILYDMVLVLISVVVAILAAFIALYVVGRDELGVKRLLTGGMLMATGISAMHYIGMEAMLIQITYDPFIFFISIVIAIFASIVALWLAFYFRQDQSRGIVLQKLGSGLIMGAAIIGMHYTGMEAARFHEGGVHMLSSGIELDPDLMSYIITGGSILTFVFAMLGVIVDKRLSRKDSELKDHEKWYKSLYENNTDGIISVDIKGRILMINPAAAQISGLLRTQYENKHISSILTIIVDEERDKTRQLFQKSLHGLRQIYETAIMHQDGHQVELSVINVPVVIRGEVVGNYVIAKDITEEKQAKERVQHLAFHDELTGLPNRRYLNQMITSSIEQSQIANTNFAILVLDIDRFKMINDSLGHAYGDTFLKMVSERLQRITSGFRATVARMGGDEFTVIHHVSEDSQPTAMLAEQLIAEIQLPYRLKDNDFYVSASIGIAQYPEHGDDTVMLLKNADTAMYEVKKKGKNGYQAYTEQLDDHLLERIELESDLRRAIERGELSVFYQPQIKIKDNTLIGIEALIRWNHATKGAISPALFIPIAEESGLIGEIGTWVLREACTQMQAWHEVGLRIPISVNLSTQQFHQGNLVTIIKEVLAETGLEPQYLELEITESMMMDAVRSTEILHELTDIGVKISMDDFGTGYSSLSYLKQFPIRKLKIDQSFIKDITNNENDKAIVATIISMAHHLKINVIAEGVETREQLACLSAYGCDDIQGYYFSKPLPPSDLEKNILKV, encoded by the coding sequence ATGGAACACGATCACGGAATGCACGGTACATACAATCAATTTCTAGTTATTTTATCTTATATCATTGCTGTGCTAGCCTCTTATTCAGCGCTTGATTTGGCAGGAAGAGTGCGAGCAGCAAACGGAATGACTCGCGTAAAGTGGCTCATTTGTGGTGCGAGTGCGATGGGCGTGGGCATTTGGTCGATGCATTTTGTCGGCATGCTTGCGTTCTCCTTACCATTTCCGATACTTTACGATATGGTGCTCGTGCTCATATCGGTTGTCGTCGCGATTTTAGCGGCATTTATCGCGTTATATGTGGTTGGCCGCGATGAGCTGGGAGTGAAGCGCCTCCTAACAGGCGGCATGTTAATGGCAACGGGTATCAGTGCCATGCATTATATCGGGATGGAAGCGATGCTCATCCAAATCACGTACGATCCGTTTATATTTTTCATTTCGATCGTTATTGCGATTTTCGCCTCAATCGTCGCGTTATGGCTAGCTTTTTATTTTCGGCAAGATCAGTCGCGAGGAATTGTGCTGCAAAAGCTGGGCAGCGGATTAATTATGGGCGCAGCCATTATTGGCATGCATTACACAGGGATGGAAGCAGCACGATTTCACGAGGGTGGTGTTCATATGCTGTCGTCTGGTATAGAGCTTGATCCTGATTTGATGTCCTATATTATAACAGGCGGAAGCATATTGACGTTCGTATTCGCCATGTTGGGCGTAATCGTAGATAAGCGACTTTCACGGAAAGATTCCGAGCTTAAGGATCATGAAAAGTGGTACAAATCATTATATGAGAACAATACAGACGGAATTATTTCGGTTGACATTAAAGGTCGTATTTTAATGATTAATCCAGCTGCGGCACAAATAAGTGGACTGTTACGGACGCAATATGAGAACAAACATATTTCTTCTATCTTGACCATCATCGTGGATGAGGAACGAGACAAAACGAGACAGCTGTTTCAAAAATCGCTGCACGGCCTACGACAAATATACGAGACTGCGATTATGCACCAAGATGGGCATCAGGTCGAGCTTAGCGTAATCAACGTTCCTGTTGTGATTAGAGGTGAAGTCGTAGGCAATTATGTCATTGCAAAAGATATTACCGAAGAGAAACAGGCGAAAGAGCGCGTTCAGCATTTAGCTTTTCATGATGAATTGACGGGCTTGCCTAACCGTCGTTATTTGAACCAAATGATAACGTCATCCATTGAACAATCTCAAATCGCAAATACGAATTTTGCGATCTTGGTACTCGATATTGACCGCTTTAAAATGATTAATGATTCACTTGGTCATGCTTATGGGGATACCTTTTTGAAAATGGTCAGTGAACGGCTACAGCGTATTACCTCTGGGTTCCGAGCAACTGTGGCCCGCATGGGGGGAGATGAGTTTACCGTTATTCATCATGTCAGCGAAGATAGCCAACCAACGGCTATGTTGGCCGAACAGCTGATCGCGGAGATTCAGCTTCCTTATCGGTTGAAAGATAACGATTTTTACGTATCGGCTAGCATCGGCATTGCCCAATATCCTGAGCATGGCGACGATACGGTCATGCTATTGAAAAATGCCGATACGGCGATGTACGAAGTGAAGAAAAAAGGGAAAAACGGCTATCAAGCGTATACCGAGCAATTAGACGATCATTTGCTGGAGCGGATCGAGTTAGAGTCCGATTTAAGACGAGCGATTGAACGTGGTGAGCTGTCCGTGTTCTATCAACCGCAAATTAAAATCAAAGATAATACGTTGATCGGAATCGAGGCGCTCATTCGTTGGAATCATGCTACAAAAGGAGCGATTTCACCAGCTCTATTTATTCCGATTGCTGAAGAATCGGGTTTAATAGGCGAGATCGGTACTTGGGTGCTACGCGAAGCATGTACTCAAATGCAGGCTTGGCATGAAGTAGGGTTACGTATTCCAATTTCGGTTAACTTATCCACCCAACAGTTTCATCAGGGCAACTTAGTGACCATTATTAAAGAAGTATTAGCCGAAACGGGTCTTGAACCGCAATATTTAGAATTGGAAATTACGGAAAGTATGATGATGGATGCGGTGCGTTCGACTGAAATTTTACATGAATTAACGGACATTGGTGTCAAGATTAGTATGGACGATTTCGGGACAGGCTACAGTTCACTTAGTTATTTGAAACAGTTTCCGATTCGTAAGCTGAAAATTGATCAGTCCTTCATCAAAGACATTACGAACAACGAAAATGACAAAGCGATTGTAGCGACGATCATTTCCATGGCACATCATCTGAAAATAAACGTCATTGCTGAAGGTGTTGAAACACGGGAGCAATTAGCTTGCTTGTCGGCGTACGGGTGCGACGATATACAAGGATATTACTTTAGTAAACCATTGCCTCCATCTGATTTGGAAAAAAATATTTTGAAAGTCTAG
- a CDS encoding MarR family winged helix-turn-helix transcriptional regulator, with protein MPIAKPDVTFAYKIGDSMSASHTIGQFILQIRRLERQPRSFGNAGELTPSEIHVIDAIGSDEGCLMSDLAARLGVTKGAATQLVARLEQRGLIARGPHPTDARAVIVSLTALGQEAFYLHAEMHQQFYNQLRAQFSETEIAAFEQCLETLCRMLKH; from the coding sequence ATGCCAATTGCTAAACCAGATGTTACGTTCGCGTACAAGATAGGAGACTCCATGTCAGCTAGTCATACGATAGGCCAATTTATTTTACAAATTCGCAGGTTGGAGCGTCAGCCGCGTTCATTCGGAAATGCAGGGGAACTAACCCCAAGTGAAATTCATGTCATAGACGCAATCGGAAGTGACGAAGGTTGCCTGATGAGCGACTTGGCAGCAAGATTAGGGGTTACAAAGGGCGCGGCAACACAATTAGTTGCACGTTTAGAGCAGCGTGGGCTTATCGCTCGTGGACCTCATCCAACTGATGCACGGGCTGTTATCGTATCGCTTACGGCACTAGGGCAGGAAGCATTCTATTTGCATGCGGAAATGCATCAGCAATTTTATAATCAGTTGCGTGCGCAGTTTAGTGAAACGGAGATTGCCGCTTTTGAGCAATGTCTGGAAACGCTTTGTCGAATGCTTAAGCATTAA
- a CDS encoding MBL fold metallo-hydrolase — protein sequence MTKFKVTVLCENNVFGNLGAIAEHGWAAYIETESGNYLFDTGQGQGIIPNAQHFKKQLSGIQGIVLSHHHSDHTGGLLQVLEANEHRSLPVYAHPDLFREGYLTRSSYLYIGVPETRERLEHAGADFKWNTTFTEIAPNLYVTGEVPRVTDYEFGDEDIVIKTADGYIKDDIIDDQSIIMKTEEGLFIVLGCSHAGIINIIKHAIHMTGETRVHTVIGGTHLWCVSKEQQDRTIEELQSFDIQRLGVSHCTGFAMATRLAQVFGDRFFSCNVGTVVEV from the coding sequence ATGACGAAGTTTAAGGTGACCGTGTTGTGTGAAAATAATGTGTTTGGCAATTTGGGTGCGATTGCGGAACACGGGTGGGCGGCATATATCGAGACAGAGAGTGGCAACTATTTGTTCGATACGGGGCAAGGGCAAGGTATTATTCCGAATGCGCAGCATTTTAAAAAACAGTTGTCCGGAATTCAAGGAATTGTGTTGAGCCATCATCATAGTGATCATACGGGTGGCCTACTCCAAGTATTAGAGGCAAATGAGCACCGATCGCTACCTGTGTATGCTCATCCTGATTTATTTCGCGAAGGTTACTTGACTCGATCAAGTTATTTGTATATTGGAGTACCAGAAACTCGTGAGCGGTTGGAGCATGCAGGTGCGGACTTCAAGTGGAATACTACATTTACCGAGATTGCTCCGAATTTATATGTGACCGGAGAAGTGCCGAGGGTGACGGACTATGAATTCGGAGACGAAGATATCGTAATCAAAACGGCGGACGGATACATCAAGGACGATATTATTGACGATCAGTCAATCATTATGAAGACAGAGGAAGGCTTATTTATTGTACTTGGTTGTTCGCATGCAGGTATTATTAATATTATAAAGCATGCTATACATATGACAGGGGAGACTCGTGTGCACACCGTAATTGGAGGTACGCATTTATGGTGTGTCAGCAAAGAGCAGCAGGATCGCACGATTGAGGAGTTGCAGTCATTTGATATACAGCGTTTAGGCGTGTCTCACTGTACGGGTTTTGCAATGGCGACGCGGTTAGCACAAGTGTTTGGCGATCGCTTTTTTTCATGTAATGTAGGTACCGTTGTAGAGGTGTAG
- a CDS encoding CPBP family intramembrane glutamic endopeptidase, whose protein sequence is MFSWIMISCLVLICVPGIVTMVAAQKSMEPELKSNTGLVFAINLVVIAVIVLLGHLASLKTGLTDPFFESIAMSGPLHVSSLVEQLRVGLVGGVICSGVFLIVYYGYLRHALDRTTVDVSERLRRSVGLWGRVLSGGVVEEVIFRYGLLNGTVWLGFVFFGEVSAVIVWSCIILSGIIFGLAHFPGNLAEGCKLTPLFIAYGILGNLWVTLICGWLFWQYGLIAAIVVHMLFHLCWYPIEVIVERRERAKSISS, encoded by the coding sequence ATGTTTAGTTGGATAATGATAAGTTGTCTCGTTCTCATTTGTGTGCCAGGCATTGTGACAATGGTTGCAGCGCAAAAAAGCATGGAACCAGAACTGAAGTCAAATACGGGATTGGTGTTTGCCATCAATCTAGTCGTCATCGCTGTTATTGTGCTGCTTGGTCACCTTGCTTCACTCAAAACGGGACTTACAGACCCCTTTTTCGAAAGTATAGCTATGTCAGGTCCTTTACATGTATCATCCTTAGTCGAACAGCTACGTGTTGGATTGGTAGGCGGTGTTATTTGCTCAGGCGTATTCTTAATCGTATATTACGGCTATCTCCGCCATGCACTTGATCGTACGACCGTTGACGTGTCAGAACGGCTCCGTCGATCGGTAGGCCTTTGGGGACGGGTGCTAAGTGGTGGTGTCGTAGAGGAAGTTATTTTTCGATATGGGTTATTGAATGGGACGGTCTGGCTCGGTTTCGTCTTTTTCGGGGAAGTGTCAGCTGTAATCGTATGGAGCTGTATTATCCTAAGTGGAATTATTTTCGGTCTGGCTCATTTCCCGGGCAATCTAGCAGAAGGGTGTAAACTCACACCGCTATTTATTGCGTATGGGATATTAGGGAACTTATGGGTAACGTTGATCTGTGGCTGGTTGTTCTGGCAGTATGGGTTGATTGCTGCGATCGTCGTACATATGTTATTTCATCTATGTTGGTATCCGATCGAAGTTATCGTTGAGCGACGAGAACGAGCAAAATCGATAAGTTCGTAA
- a CDS encoding stage II sporulation protein M — protein MVNWWRSFGLEQKNWIVFSLSIFIGGALLGYLFGNHAEVPSKSLEQPFQYGVYEIALNNIKAGAVIALSGVLLIFPPLLLLANGFMLGFIMQLSLANYTTETILIGLIPHGMFEIPALVLAATVGLTPVSWLFRYVRTRHPINWRHEGKKIGSIAVLITLLFTVASLMEVYVSPALLEWSHSITSQPPASIPFVPAVPTELPTTIGGQQSIIRSH, from the coding sequence TTGGTCAATTGGTGGAGGAGCTTTGGTCTTGAGCAAAAAAATTGGATCGTATTTTCACTATCCATCTTTATTGGGGGAGCATTGTTAGGCTACTTGTTCGGCAATCATGCGGAGGTGCCTTCAAAGTCTCTGGAGCAACCTTTTCAATATGGAGTGTATGAGATAGCTCTTAATAACATTAAAGCGGGGGCTGTTATCGCATTAAGTGGAGTTCTCCTTATTTTTCCCCCTTTATTATTATTAGCTAACGGTTTTATGCTCGGTTTCATTATGCAACTTAGTTTAGCTAACTATACGACAGAAACTATACTTATCGGATTAATTCCACACGGCATGTTCGAAATACCCGCACTCGTATTAGCCGCTACAGTAGGCTTAACGCCAGTAAGCTGGCTATTTCGTTATGTACGTACACGTCACCCTATCAACTGGCGACACGAGGGGAAAAAAATCGGATCGATCGCTGTGCTCATTACGCTTTTATTTACAGTAGCCAGCTTGATGGAAGTGTACGTCTCACCTGCACTGTTGGAATGGTCTCATTCCATCACAAGTCAACCGCCTGCCTCGATTCCATTCGTTCCAGCCGTTCCTACTGAACTGCCGACCACCATTGGTGGACAACAATCAATTATTCGATCTCACTAA